The proteins below are encoded in one region of Myxococcales bacterium:
- a CDS encoding MarC family protein, protein MNEFIVRFSEVFLPLFVAMSPLTVLPIFLAMTEAMNSKDKSLLARHAIITGLLIAVAIIFLGQAMFRFLHITVDDLRVAGGVILLLIAVYDLIFTREQRKQSDLDPDAGVVPLGTPIIVGPATLATCIVLSDSHGKALVIVSMAINMALIWALLHFAEFVTRFIRPSIARAFGKVMSLFLAAIAVAMFRVGVAAFIN, encoded by the coding sequence GTGAATGAATTTATAGTTCGCTTTAGTGAAGTTTTTCTCCCTTTGTTTGTGGCCATGAGTCCGCTGACGGTGTTGCCAATTTTTTTGGCCATGACCGAAGCTATGAACTCCAAAGACAAATCCTTGTTGGCTCGCCATGCAATTATAACCGGGCTTTTAATAGCGGTAGCGATTATTTTTCTGGGCCAAGCGATGTTTCGCTTCTTGCATATCACGGTAGATGATCTTCGCGTGGCCGGTGGAGTGATTCTACTGCTGATCGCTGTCTATGATCTCATTTTTACACGGGAGCAACGCAAGCAGAGTGATCTTGATCCCGATGCTGGCGTCGTACCCCTTGGCACCCCCATCATCGTTGGCCCAGCCACCTTGGCCACTTGCATTGTGTTGTCCGATAGCCATGGCAAAGCCCTGGTCATCGTATCGATGGCGATCAACATGGCGCTGATCTGGGCCTTGCTGCACTTTGCGGAGTTTGTCACGCGCTTCATTCGCCCTTCTATCGCTCGTGCTTTTGGCAAGGTGATGTCACTGTTTTTAGCTGCTATCGCAGTGGCGATGTTTCGCGTCGGCGTTGCCGCTTTTATCAACTAG
- a CDS encoding SDR family oxidoreductase codes for MNTKSIKRLSGKLAVITGSSRGLGRATALRLASDGANIVINYKNNREAAEQVKQQVEATGSKALLVQGDLSSVAGIQSFYDQLKKELKAADLAERIDILVASAGIIHEAVIEETSEEDFDRLFNLNIKGVFFLVQKALPMMKEGGRIVTLSSGLARYSIPPYIAYAATKGAIEVLTRYLAQYLGPRGITVNCIAPGAINTDMNKERLENPQFRNAIANAAALRRIGEADDIADAIAFLVSEDSRWITAQRIEASGGAILGPPV; via the coding sequence ATGAATACAAAAAGTATCAAGCGTTTAAGCGGCAAGCTAGCTGTAATCACCGGATCGAGCCGGGGATTGGGCCGGGCCACTGCTTTACGACTTGCGAGCGACGGCGCGAATATCGTGATTAACTACAAGAATAACCGCGAAGCGGCCGAGCAAGTCAAACAGCAGGTTGAAGCCACCGGGTCAAAAGCTTTATTGGTACAAGGTGATCTTTCTTCAGTCGCTGGCATTCAGTCTTTTTATGATCAGCTCAAAAAAGAACTCAAGGCAGCCGACTTAGCTGAACGTATTGATATTTTAGTTGCTAGCGCGGGTATTATTCACGAGGCAGTGATCGAAGAGACAAGCGAAGAAGATTTTGATCGTCTTTTTAATCTCAACATCAAAGGCGTTTTCTTTCTCGTTCAAAAAGCGTTGCCGATGATGAAAGAAGGCGGTCGAATCGTAACGCTTTCAAGCGGACTCGCACGCTACAGTATCCCACCTTACATTGCTTACGCCGCCACAAAAGGAGCCATAGAAGTACTCACTCGCTACTTGGCTCAGTATCTTGGGCCACGGGGTATTACGGTTAACTGCATTGCTCCCGGCGCCATCAACACCGACATGAACAAAGAGCGCTTGGAGAACCCACAGTTCAGAAATGCCATTGCAAATGCGGCTGCTCTAAGACGCATTGGCGAAGCAGACGACATCGCCGATGCCATTGCTTTTTTGGTATCGGAGGATAGCCGTTGGATTACGGCTCAGCGCATCGAAGCCAGCGGCGGAGCGATACTAGGTCCACCAGTCTAA
- a CDS encoding serine/threonine protein phosphatase, whose translation MITFSADPQLAERQMHAIIFYLTTFGYIDGDFDNSEREFIRRYIRQLVTHRVLTGAADASKDLQIELTAKYTKHFGEVFAEVDRHVKDLFTEAVAEGEEQDKFVHAKLKVRCFEFFESFDKEGQEALMECINELMMADGNAHPAEIKFRAELSELLEAELDVKLIEEDRIHPVNVSNAVEMNLTAPSHPFFDQFEYHYSRDPEKMSQQVASDLALVRKAIDQLKQQKQLGHGKLSGKQKVSEFEDTEFLDQHVYLVAPQKHDYELLVLGDLHGCYSCLKAAVNQSQFFEKLEAFRKDPEQHLEPKLVFLGDYIDRGMFSLNGVLRAVLEMYLHAPEHVYVLRGNHEYFLEYQGQVYGGVKPSETINSLKPHLPTEVFRQYIELFENLPNMLFFEGMLFVHGGIARDATLKEKYKDLSSLNDPDIRFEMMWSDPSVAEVIPAELQKQSARFAFGRSQAAFFLKRVGCHSLVRGHEKIEEGFRAFEDESIALFTLFSAGGCNNRDLPENSGYRSVTPMAMTVTYRQGELSIRPWKIDYESFNTPERNAFFKSPPEINHLS comes from the coding sequence ATGATTACCTTTAGTGCTGATCCACAGCTTGCCGAACGGCAAATGCACGCCATCATTTTTTATCTCACAACCTTTGGGTATATCGATGGCGATTTCGATAACAGTGAGCGCGAGTTTATTCGTCGATATATCCGTCAACTTGTCACCCATCGCGTGCTTACGGGTGCAGCAGACGCTTCAAAAGACCTACAGATCGAACTGACTGCGAAGTACACCAAACACTTCGGCGAAGTGTTTGCGGAAGTAGACCGCCACGTTAAAGATCTTTTTACCGAAGCTGTGGCAGAGGGTGAGGAACAAGACAAGTTCGTGCACGCAAAGCTAAAAGTCCGTTGCTTTGAGTTCTTCGAGAGCTTCGATAAAGAAGGTCAAGAAGCGTTAATGGAATGCATTAACGAGCTTATGATGGCAGATGGGAATGCGCATCCAGCAGAGATTAAATTTCGAGCGGAACTGAGTGAACTGCTTGAAGCAGAGCTTGACGTAAAACTGATCGAAGAGGATCGAATTCACCCGGTCAATGTAAGCAACGCTGTAGAAATGAATCTGACGGCACCAAGCCATCCCTTTTTTGATCAATTCGAATACCATTACTCTCGGGATCCGGAGAAGATGAGCCAACAGGTTGCCTCTGATTTAGCGTTGGTACGAAAAGCTATCGATCAATTGAAGCAGCAAAAACAGTTGGGCCACGGTAAACTATCTGGAAAGCAAAAGGTGAGCGAGTTCGAAGATACAGAGTTCCTCGACCAACATGTTTATCTCGTAGCACCCCAAAAACACGACTACGAGCTGCTCGTGCTTGGTGATTTACATGGCTGTTACAGTTGTTTGAAAGCAGCCGTAAACCAATCCCAATTCTTTGAAAAGCTCGAAGCATTTAGAAAAGACCCCGAACAGCATCTTGAACCAAAGCTTGTGTTTCTCGGCGACTATATTGATCGCGGCATGTTCAGTCTTAATGGCGTTTTGCGTGCTGTGCTAGAAATGTATCTGCACGCACCCGAACATGTCTACGTGCTGCGCGGCAACCATGAATATTTTCTCGAGTATCAGGGACAAGTTTATGGCGGCGTAAAACCATCTGAAACCATCAACAGCCTCAAACCTCATTTGCCAACCGAAGTCTTTCGGCAATACATCGAACTTTTTGAAAACTTACCGAACATGCTTTTCTTTGAAGGCATGCTCTTCGTCCACGGCGGTATCGCACGTGACGCTACCCTGAAAGAAAAATACAAGGATCTTTCGAGCCTTAACGATCCTGACATTCGTTTTGAGATGATGTGGAGCGATCCAAGCGTAGCCGAGGTGATTCCCGCTGAACTTCAAAAACAAAGCGCACGTTTTGCCTTTGGACGTTCCCAAGCTGCCTTCTTTTTAAAGCGTGTGGGTTGTCATAGTTTGGTACGTGGGCACGAGAAAATCGAAGAAGGTTTTCGTGCATTTGAGGATGAATCAATCGCCCTGTTTACTCTTTTTTCCGCAGGCGGATGCAATAATCGCGATTTGCCAGAAAACTCAGGCTACCGTTCAGTCACCCCAATGGCCATGACCGTTACTTATCGCCAAGGAGAGCTTTCAATAAGGCCCTGGAAAATTGACTATGAATCGTTCAATACACCAGAGCGCAACGCATTTTTCAAAAGCCCACCTGAGATCAATCACCTAAGCTAG
- a CDS encoding DEAD/DEAH box helicase, translating into MNPSVTLSENNKPQSHDAFAALGLCETLQRNLDRAGYSVPTPIQKKAIPHVLQGKDLLGCAQTGTGKTAAFALPILQKIMQESRPAGPVAIQTLVLAPTRELAAQIGASFSTYAGRGGPISYVVFGGVSKHGQLQALRRGVEVLVATPGRLLDLMNDGVVKLDRVHTFVLDEADRMLDMGFIHDVRRITRALPSSRQTLLFSATMPAAIQELADRILRNPVQVAVDPVSSTRAPIEQSVHFVEKSKKTSLLIKLLGDKEIDRALVFTRTKHGANRVVRNLLHAKVGAAAIHGNKSQSARVRALEDFKAGRVRVVVATDIAARGIDIKDLSHVINFDLPNEPESYVHRVGRTGRAGASGIAISFCSDEERPYLRAIERLTKRDIAQRETPSGLMAAKRNRSPSAFR; encoded by the coding sequence ATGAACCCTTCCGTTACCCTTAGCGAAAACAACAAACCACAAAGTCACGATGCCTTTGCAGCCTTAGGCCTTTGCGAAACATTGCAACGTAATTTGGATCGCGCTGGATACAGTGTTCCTACACCGATCCAGAAAAAAGCGATTCCTCACGTCCTGCAAGGAAAAGATCTGCTGGGCTGTGCTCAAACAGGGACGGGCAAAACCGCGGCCTTCGCCTTGCCTATTTTGCAAAAGATCATGCAAGAGTCTCGCCCAGCCGGACCCGTAGCGATTCAAACACTGGTGCTTGCTCCGACACGCGAGCTTGCAGCACAGATTGGAGCCAGTTTTTCCACTTATGCAGGACGCGGTGGGCCGATTTCCTACGTCGTCTTCGGCGGTGTGAGTAAACATGGTCAATTGCAGGCCTTGCGTCGTGGTGTTGAGGTGCTGGTAGCGACACCAGGTCGACTTTTAGACTTAATGAACGATGGCGTCGTGAAGCTTGATCGTGTGCATACTTTTGTTCTCGATGAAGCTGATCGCATGCTTGATATGGGTTTCATTCATGATGTGCGGCGCATTACACGTGCGCTGCCTTCATCACGACAGACCTTACTCTTTTCCGCGACTATGCCAGCTGCGATTCAGGAACTAGCAGACCGCATTTTGCGTAACCCAGTGCAAGTGGCTGTGGATCCAGTTTCGTCCACACGCGCGCCAATCGAGCAGTCGGTACACTTTGTTGAAAAATCGAAGAAGACCTCATTGCTGATCAAGTTGCTCGGCGATAAAGAGATCGATCGTGCGCTGGTCTTTACACGTACGAAGCACGGAGCCAATCGTGTTGTGCGCAATCTTTTGCATGCAAAAGTAGGCGCTGCAGCCATTCACGGAAACAAGTCTCAATCAGCTCGAGTGCGGGCGCTTGAAGACTTTAAAGCAGGCCGGGTTCGCGTGGTTGTCGCTACTGATATTGCTGCTCGCGGCATTGACATCAAAGACCTGTCCCACGTCATCAATTTTGATCTGCCCAACGAACCGGAAAGTTATGTGCATCGCGTCGGACGCACAGGCCGAGCGGGAGCGAGCGGAATTGCGATATCGTTTTGTTCTGACGAGGAACGTCCCTATTTGCGCGCCATTGAGAGGCTTACAAAACGCGACATCGCGCAACGCGAAACTCCGTCCGGCCTTATGGCAGCAAAACGTAATCGCTCACCTTCCGCTTTTCGATAA
- a CDS encoding CxxxxCH/CxxCH domain-containing protein — MFVNLVSKRKSTDPKRIGLHLLCWFLCLMIVAIVGCEGKIGALPGHVQAGLPDPAETFDAECSSCHGDSMSPAPPTGLDGESATTDRAVGAHRSHLGEDSVWHGRIECGNCHIVPAETSSPGHIDGDNVAEVTFAALATSNGASPEWNTETCSNVYCHGATLSGGSLTTPTWTLVDGSQRACGTCHGYPPPAPHPQDESCGNCHSTMQPGSDTFLDPQRHINGVLDVGVQGQTCDSCHGSDGIAAPPLDLAGNTQSAAVGAHRVHLAASDWHREIACSNCHVVPVNVDDAGHIDGDNVAEVPFDALNPSASFNLGSATCSNLYCHGNGQSSNGTMIWTSTDPVECGSCHSTNAANSGQMSGRHQLHVQSKGVTCRECHNEVIDSGMNIINADLHINGQRNILFSGGGNWDSSARRCSNISCHGSKSW, encoded by the coding sequence ATGTTTGTTAACTTGGTATCTAAGCGAAAAAGCACAGATCCAAAGCGGATTGGTTTGCATCTGCTGTGTTGGTTCCTATGCTTGATGATTGTGGCTATCGTAGGGTGTGAAGGAAAAATCGGAGCGCTGCCGGGTCACGTACAAGCGGGTCTGCCTGATCCCGCTGAGACCTTCGATGCTGAGTGCTCTTCTTGTCATGGGGACTCGATGAGTCCTGCGCCGCCCACCGGCCTTGATGGTGAGAGTGCGACCACGGATCGAGCAGTTGGTGCACACCGAAGTCATTTGGGAGAAGATTCTGTGTGGCACGGAAGAATCGAATGTGGCAACTGCCATATTGTTCCAGCTGAAACCAGTTCACCAGGGCATATAGATGGTGACAACGTAGCGGAGGTCACTTTTGCTGCGCTTGCGACAAGCAACGGCGCTTCACCAGAATGGAACACCGAGACTTGCAGTAATGTTTATTGCCACGGTGCAACACTAAGTGGCGGCTCACTTACCACACCGACTTGGACTCTTGTCGATGGAAGTCAGCGTGCATGTGGAACCTGTCATGGCTATCCACCACCTGCGCCGCATCCGCAAGACGAGAGCTGCGGAAACTGCCACTCGACCATGCAGCCTGGCTCCGATACCTTTCTTGATCCACAGCGGCACATCAATGGTGTGTTGGATGTGGGTGTTCAAGGCCAAACTTGCGATAGCTGTCATGGATCCGATGGCATTGCAGCTCCGCCCCTTGATCTTGCGGGCAACACACAAAGCGCAGCTGTGGGCGCGCACCGCGTGCACTTGGCTGCTTCCGATTGGCATCGCGAGATTGCATGCTCAAACTGCCACGTTGTTCCAGTCAATGTTGATGATGCCGGACACATCGATGGTGATAACGTTGCAGAAGTTCCGTTTGATGCGCTTAATCCTTCAGCCAGTTTTAACCTTGGCTCGGCTACTTGCAGTAACTTGTATTGTCATGGCAATGGCCAGAGCTCTAACGGGACAATGATCTGGACTTCAACCGATCCCGTAGAGTGTGGCTCTTGCCATAGCACCAACGCTGCGAACTCAGGTCAAATGAGTGGCCGTCATCAATTGCACGTGCAGAGCAAGGGTGTGACGTGCAGGGAATGCCACAACGAAGTGATCGATTCGGGAATGAACATCATTAACGCTGATTTGCATATAAATGGTCAGCGCAATATATTATTTAGCGGCGGCGGCAATTGGGATTCCTCCGCGCGCCGTTGTTCCAACATATCCTGTCACGGAAGCAAATCGTGGTAG
- a CDS encoding YtxH domain-containing protein codes for MSNSEKQVSGASILLAFLGGAAIGASAGLLLAPRAGKETRKRMGEAAQRSRSRVEQVPKAIGEASHAAKAAFKNSLETNASS; via the coding sequence ATGAGCAACTCAGAGAAACAAGTGTCCGGTGCTAGCATCCTGCTTGCATTTTTAGGCGGTGCAGCCATTGGAGCCAGTGCAGGTTTGCTGTTGGCACCGCGCGCTGGGAAAGAAACACGCAAACGCATGGGCGAAGCTGCACAGCGCAGCCGAAGCCGTGTTGAGCAAGTTCCCAAAGCGATCGGCGAGGCTTCTCATGCCGCAAAAGCCGCGTTCAAAAATTCGCTCGAAACCAACGCTTCGTCCTAG